In the Malaclemys terrapin pileata isolate rMalTer1 chromosome 12, rMalTer1.hap1, whole genome shotgun sequence genome, one interval contains:
- the PMEPA1 gene encoding protein TMEPAI isoform X3, whose protein sequence is MMVMVVVITCLLNHYKLSARSFINRHSQGRRRDENLSSEGSLWPSESTVSGNGVTEQQIYTPRPTDRLSVPSFLQRDRFNRFQPTYPYMQHEIDLPPTISLSDGEEPPPYQGPCTLQLRDPEQQMELNRESVRAPPNRTIFDSDLIDNSVFGGPCPPSSNSGISATCYGSNGRMEGPPPTYSEVIGHYPGSTFFQHQQNNNGMPSILEGTRLHHSQINGLESTTAWNKDKEKQKGHPF, encoded by the exons ATGATGGTGATGGTGGTCGTTATCACATGTCTGCTGAACCACTACAAACTCTCTGCACGATCCTTCATCAACCGGCACAGTCAAGGGAGAAGGAGAGATGAGAATCTATCTTCA GAAGGAAGTCTGTGGCCTTCAGAAAGCACAGTGTCAGGAAATGGAGTAACAGAG CAGCAAATCTACACTCCAAGACCCACAGACAGACTATCAGTTCCATCCTTTTTGCAGAGGGACCGTTTTAATAGATTCCAGCCAACATACCCCTACATGCAACACGAGATTGACCTCCCACCCACAATCTCCCTATCAGATGGAGAGGAGCCACCCCCTTATCAGGGACCCTGCACACTACAACTCCGAGATCCAGAGCAGCAAATGGAACTAAACAGAGAATCGGTCCGGGCCCCTCCCAATAGAACCATCTTCGATAGTGACTTGATAGATAACTCAGTATTCGGAGGGCCTTGCCCCCCCAGCAGTAACTCTGGCATCAGCGCGACCTGCTATGGAAGCAATGGTAGAATGGAAGGACCGCCGCCGACCTACAGTGAGGTGATAGGTCACTATCCAGGATCTACGTTTTTCCAGCACCAGCAGAACAACAATGGCATGCCCTCGATACTGGAGGGCACTAGACTCCACCATTCGCAAATCAATGGCCTTGAGAGCACAACCGCGTGGAACAAAgataaagagaaacaaaaagggcaccccttttaa